The nucleotide window TTTCATCATGAAGGGACCATCCTTAGTGTAGTTGAGGTGCATAAGACCTATACCTGCCTAGTTAAATTTTGAGAGCTGCCTGCTAGGACCACCAGACTGATATCTATGAACCTTCAATTGGCTAGAATTTGTAGATGTGAGCAACAACAATGATCACTTGATGTTCTGCAAAAAAATTGCATCTCCAAGAACATTGAAATCTTCTTTAATGTGTCTTATTTTGCTTTGGTTCCATCAGCTAAGGCACTGAACCAGGCAAGATTGGAAGCTTCGGTTCGCGCATATGGCACTGCAAAGACTACCAAGAAATGGCCAAGCCTATATATATTGGCTTGTGGAGTACTACTTCTGGTCTCACTGTTTAAGAAGTTCTTCCATCCACTGCAATGGTTTGCGATAGCTGCAGTGTTGGTCGGCATACCACCAATCATGCTGAGAAGCATTGCAGCCATTAGGAAGCTTACACTGGACATCAACATCCTTCTACTTATCGCAGGTAGATCAATTTCTCATTTTCTGGAAGAGCTGTACACATGAAAAAAGTTTTGAATGACAGTGAAAGTTGCATGAAGCTCACAGCCTTAGCAGCAAAGGATTTACATCGAGAATGAAGATTACAGATCAAGGTTCCTTCCCTAAGATTCACCACCATTATCATTTTTGTCGAAGTTGGAAGTACCACCTTGTTTCAAATTTATGATTTTACAACAAGTTGTTTCCATCATCAGTAGAAAAGTTGAACCCACCCCAAAAGAAGCAGGAATCAAACTATCTGAACATACAATAGCACATGAAATGTTAGAACTTAGAACTAACCAAAACAGAAATAAGTGTTTTTTTCCTCCATCCAATCTGGAATTTGAATTTTGTCTGCATCATTTTGAAGAAATAATCTATTGGTGACCACAATGGGCTGTTGCTGCCTTGTTGGTGTCTTTTGGCAGTTGGTGGGGCAGTTGCATTCAGGGACTATTCAGAAGCTGCCTTTATTGTGCTCCTGTTCACAGTTGCTGAATGGTTGGAATCAAAGGCCAGCAGTAAGGTACTTACTCCAACAACATTATCAGCTTTCCTTTGCTCTCTCATGCACTGTTGTACTTCAGAAAAGAGACCTTCTTCCAACCTCTTGGCTCTGAGTTCAGAGGTGGACCACCCTTGAAAGCATAGATTGGTTTGCTCATAGTAATAGTATTCTGTTAAATAAATGACAAATCATAGGATAATTTTTATTTGAGCTGGCAATTCTCCAATTGATTCTGTGAAAATGAATCAACTCAGTTGTTCACAAACTTATCTATTTATCCTCTATTACTTCTAGAACAAACTATGAATTACAAGCTGGCAATGCTTTCTACTGCTCATCTTTGAGCCAATCTTTTTCATTATTTATCAAGACATCTTCTTGCAGCTTATTCAAATATATCAAAAGctattattttatcacttttatttaTCCAAATTTTCTTTGAGATTTTACCTGGCTTACGAATATGTTCAATTCTAGAACTTTTACTACTTGTTCATTTGTGCTTGGGAATCATCCTAATATCCCAATAACAAAGGCTACATACTGCTTTTCTGCTAATTCTAAGTTGTAATATCCATAGAGTAGCAATCTTTACTAGCTGAAATGAGCTAACAATCCTAACCTGCAGGCCACAGCAGGGATGTCCTCACTGATGAGCATGGCTCCTCAGCAGGCTGTTCTAGCTGAAACAGGTCAGGTTGTGGATGTCGAGGATGTCGAAATTAATACCTTAATTGCAGTCAAAGCAGGAGAAGTAATCCCAATAGACGGCATCGTAATCGATGGGTGGAGTGAAGTTGATGAGAGAAGCCTTACAGGAGAGTCCTTCCCTGTAGCCAAGCAACCTAATTCCCTGGTTTGGGCTGGCACACTCAGCATAGATGGTATCATCCTCCCAATATAGTCTTTTAAACTGAACTGCTCCATTTGAGGAATTCAGCAAACATTCTGCGAGAGGCATTGCAGGTTATGTTAGTGTGAGAACAACTTCTCTTTCAGAGAACTCTGCAGTAGCTAAAATGACAAGTTTGGTGGAAGAAGCACAAAGTAGCAGGTCAAGGACACAGAGATTGATAGACTCCTGCACGAAGTACTACACACCAGGTTTATACTTTCAATTAACTAAACATGAAATGAACCTAAAAGGAGATGTACCTcttgcacaaatatattgaatatTAGATGATTAAATGTCGGCAAAGATGTGATAACCAAAAAATTACTACATCTTATGGAAGTATGATATCTGCTGCTAAACCAATCAGCTTGAATCATCAAAGACTTCTTCCTCATCTTTGCCTGTCTTCAATGCAGCTGTGGTGATTGTAGCAGCTGGAGTGGCATTAATTCCTTTTCTAATGAGAGCTAGCAACCCCAGAAGCTGGTTCCAATTGGCACTGGTCCTTTGTGTGAGTGCATGTCCATGCGCACTGGTGCTGTCCACTCCGGTTGCAACCTTTTGTGCACTCCTGAAAGCAGCCAGGACAGGGCTCCTCATCAAAGGAGGGGATGTTCTTGAAGCCCTGGCCAAGATTAGAGTTGTGGCGTTCGACAAGACAGGGACGATAACAAAAGGAGAGTTCACTGTTGTGGAGTTTGAATCGATGAGCAGCAAAGTCAATCTTCATACACTTCTTTATTGGTAAGACTAGGCTAAAGTAGGATTTGCTAGCAATTACTATTTGCATTTGTTCATTTAAATTAGATGGCAGACAAGGAAAGATGATTGTCCTTAACACATTACTTCAGAGAGAATGTTcctgataaaaagaaaaataatttggaAAGAAATGTGCAAGAACAGCTCAGCTAGTCAAAGATCAGCAAGTGAAAGCAGTGAGATTGGAGGATCATCTGACAAGTTTGTCATGCATTTCATGTCTATCAATTTAATCTCTAATTACAACAAGAGATTTTTGTGCTTTATTTTTCTGGGACATAGTATGTGCAACATATTGAGAAGTAGACTCAAAGTTTGGCATCTCTGCAGGGTGTCAAGTATCGAGAGTAAATCGAGCCATCCAATGGCATATGCACTTGTTGACCATGCTCGTTCATATTCTATTGAACCAAAACCAGAGAGTGTAAAGGAATTCCGAATCTATCCTGGAGAAGGAATTTATGGAGAAATAGAAGGAAGAAACATTTATATTGGGAACAAAAGAATAGCAGCAAGGGCTTCATCTGAGACAGGTAAATCATATGTTCTCAACCATGTAATTCCTTGAGTAAATGATTACACACTGATTCTGAATCTGCTGCAGTACTTCATATTTTTTCAATGATATCTCTGGAGCTTTTCTAGTAGTGCAATTAACTAGCATGAGATTTCTAAAATGAACATTTTAGAGACAAACAAAGTTGGATGTATAGACAGAACTGATCGGCTCATAGCTCAGGATGAACAGGGTAGACTATAATGCCAATGAGAAAAAGAATGCAGGCAAAAATGcaatttgatatataattttagcTATGAACAAGTATTCTGGTCTAGTTTGTCTTTTATTCAGAACTATCAAAATATTGTTGCTGAATTCGTGCTTCCTAAGGCAATAGATTCTATTTTATGAGAGAAAGCAGGAACATACAGTTTCCTAAGCTATATTCACTTTCAATATATGAACAATGTTTAAAATTTGTATGACATCTTGTCCTGAAAACTGCAGTTCCAAACATGGCGGACATGAAGGGGGGAGTCACCTATGGTTATGTGTTCTTGGACATGATACAAGTTGGAACATTTGCCCTATCTGATACATGCCGAACAGGAGCTGCAGAAGCTATCAAGGAGTTGAAATTATTGGGCATCAAAACAGCAATGCTCACTGGAGATAGCACAGAAGCAGCAATGCATGCACACGGACAGGTAATTTGGTTTACTTGTTCCCAGAACACTGTAAGACCTTAAGAACACTTTTGCAGGATGATGACAACTTGGTATCATCTTTATCAAAATTTATGCAGCAAAATCCTAAGTAGTCTGAGGACAACACAAACACTTTCTGATACTTCTTTTCCTTTGTTAAACAGATAGAGCATGGAATGGAAATAATTCATGCAGAGCTTCTACCAGAAGACAAGGTTCACTTGATTGACAGTCTCAAGAAAAGGGAAGGGCCTACAGCAATGGTGGGAGATGGGGTGAATGATGCACCTGCATTGGCCATGGCAAGCATTGGGATCTCCATGGGGGTATCAGGCTCTGCGGTTGCAGTGGAGACCAGCCACATAGCCCTCATGTCGAACGACCTCCGCAAGATTCCCAAAGCCATAAGGCTGGCGAGGAAGACGCGATTTAAGATCGTCGCAAACATCGTCTTCTCGCTGGCAACAAAGATTGCCATCTTGGCCATGGCCGTCGCGGGGCATCCACTTCTTTGGGCAGCAGTCCTAGCTGACGTCGGCACATGTCTGCTGGTCATCTTCAACAGCATGACCCTGCTGCAAACAAGCAAACCCTCGCAGGCAAAATGCTGCAGCTCTTTCCACAACAGGCTCAAGGACCGGCGGCTGCAGAGTCCGAGCTTCCAGGATGAGCATTGCTGCCATGATCATAAGAAGGCCATAGCCGTGACTGATGCAAACCATACCAGTGATGGTTGCTGCATGGCCAATGGGGATGAGTTTGGGAGAGAAAGAGGCTGTTCATCTGCAGAAGGGACAACAGGGAGGAGAGAGATTGGTGGGTGCTGCAGGAGTCACATAGATGGTTACTGTGCAGGTGAGAGTGCAATGGTACAAATACCTGAGATCATGACAGAGTGGAAGAGGGAGAAGACAGCAGCCACCTGATCACGAGGCTCAGATAGATTCAAAGGAAGATTCTATTGGAATCTTGTTGGACTCATCCAATTTTTATGGATTCTGTGAGATTTATCATAGAGGCCATCGACGTTATTCCTtattacattcgaatcataatttctttctaacaGCTTCCATTGTTCATAACCAAATTtaccataaaacttataaattttcTACTAAGTACATCAGCTACAATATTTGTTTTACCCGgatgataacggatggtacaatcataatcctttagaagttttattCGTCTTCGTTG belongs to Musa acuminata AAA Group cultivar baxijiao chromosome BXJ3-5, Cavendish_Baxijiao_AAA, whole genome shotgun sequence and includes:
- the LOC103985894 gene encoding cadmium/zinc-transporting ATPase HMA2-like isoform X1 — translated: MGGVGNDRKAKAAKNQKSYFDVLGLCCSSEVPLIEKILKPLDGVQKVSVIVPSKTVIVIHDSLLISQHEIAKALNQARLEASVRAYGTAKTTKKWPSLYILACGVLLLVSLFKKFFHPLQWFAIAAVLVGIPPIMLRSIAAIRKLTLDINILLLIAAHSLSSKGFTSRMKITDQVGGAVAFRDYSEAAFIVLLFTVAEWLESKASSKATAGMSSLMSMAPQQAVLAETGQVVDVEDVEINTLIAVKAGEVIPIDGIVIDGWSEVDERSLTGESFPVAKQPNSLVWAGTLSIDGYVSVRTTSLSENSAVAKMTSLVEEAQSSRSRTQRLIDSCTKYYTPAVVIVAAGVALIPFLMRASNPRSWFQLALVLCVSACPCALVLSTPVATFCALLKAARTGLLIKGGDVLEALAKIRVVAFDKTGTITKGEFTVVEFESMSSKVNLHTLLYWVSSIESKSSHPMAYALVDHARSYSIEPKPESVKEFRIYPGEGIYGEIEGRNIYIGNKRIAARASSETVPNMADMKGGVTYGYVFLDMIQVGTFALSDTCRTGAAEAIKELKLLGIKTAMLTGDSTEAAMHAHGQIEHGMEIIHAELLPEDKVHLIDSLKKREGPTAMVGDGVNDAPALAMASIGISMGVSGSAVAVETSHIALMSNDLRKIPKAIRLARKTRFKIVANIVFSLATKIAILAMAVAGHPLLWAAVLADVGTCLLVIFNSMTLLQTSKPSQAKCCSSFHNRLKDRRLQSPSFQDEHCCHDHKKAIAVTDANHTSDGCCMANGDEFGRERGCSSAEGTTGRREIGGCCRSHIDGYCAGESAMVQIPEIMTEWKREKTAAT
- the LOC103985894 gene encoding cadmium/zinc-transporting ATPase HMA2-like isoform X2, producing MGGVGNDRKAKAAKNQKSYFDVLGLCCSSEVPLIEKILKPLDGVQKVSVIVPSKTVIVIHDSLLISQHEIAKALNQARLEASVRAYGTAKTTKKWPSLYILACGVLLLVSLFKKFFHPLQWFAIAAVLVGIPPIMLRSIAAIRKLTLDINILLLIAVGGAVAFRDYSEAAFIVLLFTVAEWLESKASSKATAGMSSLMSMAPQQAVLAETGQVVDVEDVEINTLIAVKAGEVIPIDGIVIDGWSEVDERSLTGESFPVAKQPNSLVWAGTLSIDGYVSVRTTSLSENSAVAKMTSLVEEAQSSRSRTQRLIDSCTKYYTPAVVIVAAGVALIPFLMRASNPRSWFQLALVLCVSACPCALVLSTPVATFCALLKAARTGLLIKGGDVLEALAKIRVVAFDKTGTITKGEFTVVEFESMSSKVNLHTLLYWVSSIESKSSHPMAYALVDHARSYSIEPKPESVKEFRIYPGEGIYGEIEGRNIYIGNKRIAARASSETVPNMADMKGGVTYGYVFLDMIQVGTFALSDTCRTGAAEAIKELKLLGIKTAMLTGDSTEAAMHAHGQIEHGMEIIHAELLPEDKVHLIDSLKKREGPTAMVGDGVNDAPALAMASIGISMGVSGSAVAVETSHIALMSNDLRKIPKAIRLARKTRFKIVANIVFSLATKIAILAMAVAGHPLLWAAVLADVGTCLLVIFNSMTLLQTSKPSQAKCCSSFHNRLKDRRLQSPSFQDEHCCHDHKKAIAVTDANHTSDGCCMANGDEFGRERGCSSAEGTTGRREIGGCCRSHIDGYCAGESAMVQIPEIMTEWKREKTAAT